A window of bacterium contains these coding sequences:
- a CDS encoding MotA/TolQ/ExbB proton channel family protein, which yields MNSSLILSFQHSGWVGRIIVLLLFAISVIAWTIIIIKFRAIRKAERASKQFLRIFRNSSSENVFNLSIKDGEEHRFSPVFQVYKQGCEKVNSIGKDITASDLKYIEKTLLSSVSDSFFKLERFLGFLATTAGVSPFIGLLGTVWGILNVFLQVSLQGTASIGTVAPGVAEALITTVAGLVVAIPALVAYNFFSNQLRVLSIETDNFAGEFLSLTERKLVRAQNL from the coding sequence ATGAATAGCAGTTTGATTCTGTCGTTTCAGCATTCAGGGTGGGTTGGAAGAATAATTGTTCTTTTACTGTTTGCAATTTCTGTAATAGCCTGGACTATAATCATTATAAAGTTTAGGGCAATTAGAAAAGCAGAGCGCGCGTCTAAACAATTCTTAAGAATATTCAGAAACTCTTCTTCTGAAAATGTGTTTAATCTCTCAATTAAGGATGGCGAAGAGCACAGGTTTTCTCCTGTATTCCAGGTCTATAAACAAGGGTGTGAGAAAGTTAATTCTATTGGGAAAGATATTACTGCCTCAGATTTAAAATACATAGAGAAGACACTGTTAAGTTCAGTTAGTGATTCATTCTTCAAGCTGGAGAGATTTTTAGGATTTCTTGCAACAACTGCAGGAGTCAGTCCTTTTATAGGATTGTTAGGCACAGTATGGGGTATACTTAACGTCTTCCTGCAGGTCAGTTTGCAAGGCACTGCAAGTATTGGAACTGTTGCTCCGGGAGTTGCTGAGGCACTGATAACAACTGTAGCAGGTCTGGTAGTAGCGATCCCGGCTCTGGTTGCATACAATTTCTTCTCAAACCAGTTAAGAGTGTTATCAATAGAAACAGATAATTTTGCAGGGGAATTCCTTTCTCTTACAGAAAGGAAATTAGTCAGGGCACAGAACCTATGA
- a CDS encoding enolase C-terminal domain-like protein codes for MSRKEIKIEKTNCNFEREAFIRPFGFKGGYITEAWQSISSLTSSSGKTGLGIGTQSVLWSDASVFSSHSEAGGNALMFAMTEFALRRAKELAFSNPIELLEELVPQVHEYGKKITNNPDLRLTFALNSLVGVDNAAWMLFAKENNVTNFDDMIPEEYRVCLSYRHKKLASIPLMAYAIPLKEIVDAVKDGYFFLKVKIGSDPDKDGDREKMLQWDMKRIEEIHKAVGDTRIEHTKDGKIPYYFDANGRYDTKERLQRLLDHTKKIGAFDQIAIVEEPFPEEYEVDVSDLGVKIAADESAHSDKDVKKRIQMGYGAIALKPIAKTLSMSLKILKVAHEAEVPCFCADLTVTPILVDWNKNVAARIGPLPGMSIGVLETNGHQNYKRWEELIRFHPCSGAEWMKTKDGLFNLDDDFYNQSGGIFQISEHYQSLVV; via the coding sequence ATGTCTAGAAAAGAAATCAAAATAGAAAAAACAAACTGTAATTTTGAGAGAGAAGCTTTTATCAGACCTTTTGGATTTAAGGGTGGTTATATCACTGAAGCATGGCAATCCATTTCATCTCTAACCAGTTCATCAGGCAAAACCGGTCTGGGTATTGGAACGCAGAGTGTGCTCTGGAGTGATGCATCTGTGTTTAGTTCTCATAGTGAAGCGGGTGGCAATGCCTTGATGTTTGCTATGACAGAATTTGCTTTAAGACGAGCCAAAGAACTTGCGTTTTCTAACCCTATTGAGCTATTGGAAGAACTGGTTCCTCAGGTACATGAGTATGGTAAAAAGATAACCAATAATCCTGATCTAAGACTGACCTTTGCATTAAACTCGCTGGTTGGAGTTGATAATGCCGCATGGATGTTGTTTGCAAAAGAAAATAATGTTACGAATTTTGATGATATGATACCGGAAGAATACAGAGTATGTCTGTCATACAGGCATAAAAAACTTGCCAGTATTCCATTAATGGCTTATGCAATTCCTTTGAAGGAAATTGTAGATGCTGTAAAAGACGGCTACTTCTTCCTAAAGGTAAAAATAGGTTCTGATCCTGATAAGGATGGAGACAGAGAAAAGATGCTTCAGTGGGATATGAAGCGGATTGAAGAGATACATAAAGCAGTTGGAGACACAAGGATTGAGCATACGAAGGATGGTAAGATTCCATATTACTTTGATGCAAATGGCCGTTATGACACAAAGGAAAGGTTACAGAGGCTTCTTGACCATACAAAGAAGATAGGAGCATTTGACCAGATTGCAATCGTTGAAGAACCTTTTCCTGAGGAATATGAAGTAGATGTTAGTGACCTTGGAGTAAAGATTGCAGCTGATGAAAGCGCTCATTCTGACAAGGACGTAAAAAAGCGTATCCAGATGGGCTATGGGGCAATTGCCCTTAAACCCATTGCCAAGACCCTGAGCATGAGTTTGAAAATTCTTAAGGTTGCACATGAAGCAGAAGTTCCGTGCTTCTGTGCAGACTTGACAGTTACTCCTATTCTGGTGGACTGGAATAAAAATGTAGCAGCAAGGATTGGGCCTTTACCTGGTATGAGTATAGGAGTGCTTGAAACAAATGGACATCAGAATTACAAGCGCTGGGAAGAACTTATAAGGTTTCATCCGTGTTCCGGAGCTGAATGGATGAAAACAAAAGACGGCTTATTTAATTTGGATGATGATTTTTACAACCAGAGTGGGGGAATTTTCCAAATATCAGAACACTATCAAAGTTTAGTAGTATAA
- a CDS encoding Gfo/Idh/MocA family oxidoreductase — protein MADELRFAIIGTGNIGPFHAEAISKIDGAKLVAVADIVEEKAKQLADKYNADAYMDYAKMLERDDIDIVNICTPSGMHMESALKAAEKGKHLIVEKPLDITLEKCDRIIDACRENNLKLCVIFPTRFKPAIVKTKEAIEQGRFGRLVFVSGVCKEFRSQEYYNSGKWRGTWALDGGGALMNQSIHTIDALYYLAGDVSSIYAYTATLARNIEVEDTAVATLKLRNGALGIITGTTSIYPGYDPVISIHGEKGSVVINGEKIEKWDFETPKEGDKEIRNIGKDNTSSSANDPIKQMSSEGHIRQIADMVEAIRTDRQPKVNGGEGRKAVEIIIGIYRSQKERREITFPI, from the coding sequence ATGGCTGATGAGCTGAGATTTGCAATTATAGGAACAGGCAATATAGGTCCATTTCATGCAGAGGCAATATCCAAGATTGATGGCGCAAAACTGGTGGCAGTAGCGGACATAGTTGAGGAAAAGGCAAAGCAGCTTGCAGATAAATATAATGCAGATGCTTACATGGATTATGCGAAGATGTTAGAACGGGATGATATAGATATTGTGAACATATGCACTCCAAGTGGAATGCATATGGAATCTGCTCTTAAAGCCGCAGAAAAAGGAAAACATCTTATAGTGGAAAAACCTTTGGATATAACGTTAGAAAAGTGCGACAGGATAATAGATGCATGCAGGGAAAACAATTTAAAGCTGTGTGTAATCTTTCCAACAAGGTTTAAACCAGCAATAGTAAAGACAAAGGAGGCTATTGAACAGGGTAGATTTGGGAGACTGGTTTTTGTAAGCGGAGTATGTAAGGAGTTTAGAAGTCAGGAGTATTATAATAGTGGAAAATGGAGGGGGACATGGGCTCTTGATGGCGGTGGAGCGTTAATGAATCAATCAATACATACAATAGATGCTCTCTATTATCTGGCTGGAGATGTATCAAGTATATACGCTTATACTGCGACATTAGCGCGTAACATAGAAGTCGAGGATACAGCTGTAGCAACGCTTAAGTTAAGAAACGGGGCTCTAGGAATAATAACTGGAACGACATCTATATATCCAGGATATGATCCTGTGATCTCAATTCATGGAGAAAAAGGTTCAGTTGTGATTAATGGAGAAAAAATCGAAAAGTGGGATTTTGAAACCCCAAAAGAAGGGGATAAAGAGATAAGAAATATAGGCAAGGACAATACGTCAAGCTCAGCAAATGATCCGATAAAACAAATGAGTTCAGAAGGCCATATACGCCAGATAGCTGATATGGTTGAAGCAATAAGAACAGACAGACAGCCTAAGGTAAATGGCGGAGAAGGAAGAAAAGCCGTGGAGATAATAATTGGGATATACAGGTCTCAGAAAGAGAGGAGAGAAATAACTTTCCCTATTTAA
- a CDS encoding thioredoxin family protein, protein MAESTSIKVFGKPNCAKCKTTKNKLEFFIPKWNMSNRVKMSFYDMDTVEGLAEGAFYNVDSIPTTVVENDGKEIKRWELEVPPSKEVEVLVKGGIR, encoded by the coding sequence ATGGCGGAGAGTACAAGTATAAAGGTATTTGGTAAGCCCAACTGCGCAAAGTGCAAGACTACAAAAAATAAACTGGAGTTCTTTATACCAAAATGGAATATGTCTAACCGGGTTAAGATGTCTTTCTATGATATGGACACAGTTGAGGGCTTAGCAGAAGGCGCATTCTATAATGTAGATAGCATTCCAACAACAGTGGTGGAAAATGATGGTAAAGAAATAAAGAGATGGGAACTGGAGGTTCCTCCATCAAAAGAGGTAGAAGTGCTGGTTAAAGGAGGTATAAGATAA
- the nrdD gene encoding anaerobic ribonucleoside-triphosphate reductase — MANTRTLTSVRKRDGRIVSFDKNKIMQAIFKAATAVGGQDKAVAEELTNAITSYLEQNFRDKIPEIEEIQDIVEKVLIETGHAKTSKAYILYRNERSRLREMLQVRKEKKAKATTTDLSLFVSTITADEILPWNKAKISMALVKEAGVSQSIADKIATSVEENIFTSGLTQISTSLIRELVDNELFINGYKQKLSKQQVLGMPIFDIEQLVFSKSNENSNIAVNNPEAINLTIAESTLKQYALRKIFSSDIAEAHLKGIIHLHDLGYPTRVYCSSHSLEYIKKYGLELVNLDTSSAPASHARTLTGHLNTFLASMQAYYAGALGVGYINIFYAPYVVGMSEKEMRQEAQYLIFSASQNAFSRGGQTLFLDFNIHTGIPGYLKNIEAIGPKGEYTGKTYAEYEPWAQKFSKAMMDVWRSGDRYGNVFAFPKMDLHISEETFNDPKQLELVKYACKIASENGTPYFVFDRDEVTLSACCRLRTQIKDDYMIKHPESMRFCGFQNVTINLPQAAYRAGKGNIDGIYKEIEHAMDLAMIAHIQKKKFIASLMKDKSMPLWQIGKKAKDGRQYVDLDEATYIIGIIGLNECVQYLTGKELHEGEDIYKLGLKIISFMNLTTKKYEQKHGLRVALEESPAESAARRLAKVDMREYPESKDIVKGNMAQDEYYYTNSIHFRADAPIGLVERIEKQAKFHTMIESGAILHAFIGEAKPSPESIFNLVKKTFHNTKAAQLAISPEFTICNSCSKTTRGLVDACGNCGSEDVYGITRIVGYFSRVNNWNKSKLGELRDRQKGQYKIA, encoded by the coding sequence ATGGCAAATACACGTACGCTTACCTCAGTTAGAAAAAGGGATGGCAGAATAGTTTCATTTGATAAAAACAAGATTATGCAGGCTATTTTTAAAGCTGCAACAGCTGTTGGCGGACAGGATAAAGCAGTAGCTGAAGAATTAACCAATGCTATAACTTCATATCTTGAGCAAAACTTCAGAGATAAGATCCCTGAAATAGAAGAAATTCAAGATATTGTAGAGAAAGTGCTTATTGAAACAGGGCATGCTAAAACATCTAAGGCGTATATCCTCTATAGAAATGAGCGCAGCCGCTTGCGGGAAATGCTTCAGGTTAGAAAGGAGAAGAAAGCAAAAGCAACAACTACGGATCTATCTCTTTTTGTGTCAACTATTACTGCTGACGAAATTCTTCCATGGAATAAAGCGAAAATATCAATGGCTCTTGTAAAAGAGGCCGGTGTGTCTCAGTCAATAGCAGACAAAATAGCCACGTCTGTTGAAGAAAACATCTTTACATCTGGTCTTACACAGATTTCTACATCCCTTATAAGAGAGCTGGTAGATAATGAGCTGTTTATCAATGGATATAAACAAAAACTTTCAAAGCAGCAGGTATTGGGAATGCCAATATTTGACATAGAGCAACTTGTCTTTTCTAAAAGTAACGAGAATTCCAATATTGCTGTTAACAATCCGGAAGCGATAAACTTGACAATTGCAGAGAGTACTTTAAAGCAATATGCTTTACGGAAGATATTTAGTTCTGACATTGCCGAAGCGCATCTTAAAGGAATAATTCATTTGCACGATCTTGGATATCCTACAAGAGTATATTGTTCCTCTCATTCTCTGGAATACATAAAAAAGTATGGACTTGAATTAGTAAATTTAGACACCTCCTCAGCTCCGGCTTCTCACGCCAGAACCCTGACAGGACACTTAAATACATTTTTAGCATCCATGCAGGCTTATTATGCAGGAGCTCTGGGTGTTGGGTATATAAATATCTTCTATGCCCCATATGTTGTTGGAATGAGCGAGAAAGAAATGCGCCAGGAGGCGCAGTATCTGATCTTTAGCGCCAGCCAAAATGCATTCAGTCGCGGAGGACAAACATTATTTTTGGACTTTAATATTCATACAGGTATTCCTGGATATCTAAAAAATATTGAAGCCATAGGACCAAAGGGAGAATACACAGGCAAGACTTATGCAGAGTATGAACCATGGGCTCAGAAATTTAGTAAGGCAATGATGGATGTATGGAGATCCGGGGACCGCTATGGAAATGTATTTGCATTTCCTAAAATGGATCTGCATATAAGTGAGGAAACATTCAATGACCCAAAACAACTTGAGCTCGTTAAATATGCGTGTAAAATAGCAAGCGAGAATGGGACTCCCTACTTTGTGTTTGACAGGGATGAGGTTACACTCAGTGCCTGCTGTCGTCTGAGAACCCAGATAAAAGATGATTATATGATAAAACATCCTGAAAGCATGCGCTTCTGTGGATTTCAGAATGTTACCATAAATCTGCCGCAAGCAGCCTACAGAGCTGGTAAAGGAAATATAGACGGTATTTATAAGGAAATTGAACATGCAATGGATTTAGCTATGATAGCTCACATACAAAAGAAAAAATTTATTGCATCTCTTATGAAAGATAAAAGCATGCCATTATGGCAGATTGGTAAAAAGGCAAAGGATGGAAGACAGTATGTTGATCTTGATGAGGCTACTTACATAATTGGCATTATAGGTCTTAATGAATGTGTTCAGTATTTAACTGGAAAGGAACTTCATGAAGGTGAAGATATATATAAATTGGGTCTCAAAATAATCTCCTTTATGAATCTGACTACTAAGAAATATGAGCAAAAACACGGATTAAGAGTTGCGCTTGAAGAGTCACCAGCAGAGAGCGCAGCAAGACGCCTTGCAAAGGTGGATATGAGAGAATATCCTGAAAGCAAGGATATAGTAAAAGGCAATATGGCTCAGGATGAATACTATTATACTAATTCTATTCATTTCCGCGCAGATGCTCCTATAGGTTTGGTGGAAAGAATAGAAAAGCAGGCAAAGTTTCATACAATGATAGAATCAGGTGCTATCCTGCATGCATTTATTGGGGAGGCAAAGCCTTCTCCTGAAAGCATATTTAATCTTGTTAAGAAGACTTTTCATAATACAAAAGCTGCACAGCTAGCTATATCTCCTGAATTTACAATCTGTAACAGTTGTAGCAAGACTACTCGGGGTCTGGTTGATGCATGCGGTAATTGTGGTAGCGAGGATGTATATGGTATAACAAGAATCGTTGGATATTTCAGCAGGGTAAATAACTGGAATAAATCAAAGCTTGGAGAATTAAGGGATAGGCAAAAAGGGCAATATAAAATAGCCTGA